A window of the Thiomicrospira microaerophila genome harbors these coding sequences:
- a CDS encoding GatB/YqeY domain-containing protein produces MSEYKSKLTEEMKRCMKAGEKSRLLVVRTLLAAIKQQEIDQQITLDDAQILAVLDKAVKQRRDSINQFNEAGRQDLADNEMAEMAIIQDFMPQPLTETEIAQMVADAVAQVEAKTMQDMGKVMALLKPQMQGRADMAQVSQIIKAAIG; encoded by the coding sequence ATGAGTGAATATAAGTCAAAACTGACTGAAGAAATGAAACGCTGCATGAAAGCGGGTGAAAAATCTCGCTTGCTAGTAGTGCGTACGCTTCTTGCAGCCATTAAGCAACAAGAGATTGATCAGCAAATAACCTTGGATGATGCTCAAATTCTTGCAGTGCTTGATAAAGCAGTCAAACAGCGCAGGGATTCAATTAATCAGTTCAATGAAGCAGGACGCCAAGATCTTGCTGACAATGAAATGGCTGAGATGGCGATTATTCAAGATTTTATGCCCCAGCCTTTGACCGAAACAGAAATCGCCCAAATGGTCGCAGATGCTGTTGCTCAGGTTGAAGCCAAAACGATGCAGGATATGGGTAAAGTAATGGCGTTACTTAAGCCCCAGATGCAAGGTCGTGCTGATATGGCGCAAGTTAGTCAAATCATCAAGGCAGCAA
- the rpsU gene encoding 30S ribosomal protein S21: protein MPIVKVRDTEPFDVALRRFKRACEKAGVLTESRKREYYEKPTWAKKRMKAAAVKRLAKRLSRERRRLTSR, encoded by the coding sequence ATGCCAATTGTAAAAGTAAGAGATACCGAACCATTTGATGTAGCCCTACGTCGTTTCAAACGTGCTTGTGAAAAAGCAGGTGTATTAACTGAGTCACGTAAGCGTGAGTACTATGAGAAGCCAACCTGGGCTAAAAAACGCATGAAAGCTGCTGCGGTTAAGCGTTTAGCAAAGCGTTTGTCGCGTGAGCGTCGTCGTTTAACTTCTCGTTAA
- the tsaD gene encoding tRNA (adenosine(37)-N6)-threonylcarbamoyltransferase complex transferase subunit TsaD encodes MKNIPHAFCVLAIESSCDESAVAVYNSQKGLLAHNLFSQVELHAEYGGVVPELASRDHIRKITPLITQTLDQAGRPQINGIAYTAGPGLIGALLSGGAIARSLAFAWQVPAIGVHHMEGHLLAPMLEENPPKFPFIALLVSGGHSMIIRVDGIGRYKLLGDTLDDAAGEAFDKTAKMMGLGYPGGPRVSKLALQGDENRYRFPRPMIDRPGLDMSFSGLKTFSLNTWQKAQAEGDDNDQTRADICRAFELAVADTLMIKCKRALDQEGLNRIVVSGGVSANREIRAKLDQLMAKRKGEAFYPRLDFCTDNAAMIAYAGAQRLMAGESNDLNFAAKARWSLEDLSPI; translated from the coding sequence ATGAAAAACATTCCCCACGCCTTTTGTGTACTCGCGATTGAAAGCTCTTGTGATGAGAGTGCGGTGGCTGTCTATAACAGTCAAAAAGGCTTGTTGGCACACAACCTATTTAGCCAGGTTGAACTTCATGCAGAATATGGCGGTGTTGTTCCTGAGTTAGCTTCGCGCGACCATATACGTAAAATCACACCACTCATTACACAAACGCTTGATCAAGCCGGTCGCCCTCAGATCAATGGGATTGCCTACACCGCAGGCCCAGGATTAATTGGCGCACTCTTGTCAGGCGGCGCGATTGCTAGAAGTTTAGCCTTTGCTTGGCAAGTTCCCGCGATTGGTGTACACCACATGGAAGGCCATCTGCTGGCACCGATGCTTGAAGAAAATCCGCCCAAGTTTCCGTTTATCGCACTTTTGGTATCAGGCGGTCACAGCATGATTATTCGTGTTGATGGCATAGGGCGCTACAAACTGCTGGGCGACACACTTGATGATGCTGCGGGTGAGGCATTTGATAAAACAGCCAAGATGATGGGGCTAGGTTATCCAGGCGGCCCTAGGGTTTCTAAATTAGCTCTCCAAGGTGATGAAAACCGCTACCGTTTTCCTCGTCCTATGATTGACCGCCCCGGATTAGACATGAGCTTTAGCGGCTTGAAAACCTTTAGCCTGAATACTTGGCAAAAGGCGCAAGCCGAAGGCGATGACAATGACCAAACTCGTGCTGATATTTGTCGTGCATTTGAATTAGCCGTGGCTGACACACTGATGATCAAATGTAAACGTGCACTCGACCAAGAAGGCCTTAATCGGATTGTTGTATCAGGCGGGGTCAGCGCTAACCGTGAAATTCGTGCCAAGCTGGATCAACTAATGGCTAAACGCAAAGGCGAGGCGTTTTACCCAAGACTGGATTTCTGCACCGACAACGCCGCGATGATTGCCTACGCCGGTGCGCAGCGTTTAATGGCTGGAGAATCTAATGACCTCAACTTTGCCGCCAAAGCGCGCTGGTCTTTGGAAGACCTCAGCCCAATCTGA
- the plsY gene encoding glycerol-3-phosphate 1-O-acyltransferase PlsY, which yields MSELLLQPGLVVAAYLLGSVSSAIIVCKLMGLGDPREAGSGNPGATNVLRIGGERGKLAAGITLAGDMLKGLVPVLLAHALGFDPLWIVLVGLAAFLGHLYPLFFQFKGGKGVATMLGILLALNFWAGLATVATWLFVAKVLKISSLSALIATLLAPIYLYFIVGELSWVLVTALMTTVLFWRHRSNIGRLLRGEESLIKAKKPE from the coding sequence ATGAGCGAATTATTATTACAACCAGGCCTGGTTGTGGCCGCCTATCTTTTAGGTTCAGTGTCGTCAGCGATTATTGTTTGCAAATTGATGGGGTTGGGTGATCCGCGCGAGGCGGGGTCTGGCAACCCGGGTGCGACGAATGTTCTGCGTATCGGCGGTGAAAGAGGTAAGCTGGCGGCGGGTATTACCCTAGCGGGTGATATGTTAAAAGGCCTGGTGCCGGTATTGTTGGCACATGCTTTAGGCTTTGACCCCTTGTGGATTGTGTTGGTTGGTTTGGCGGCGTTTTTAGGTCATCTTTATCCGCTGTTTTTTCAGTTTAAAGGCGGTAAAGGGGTGGCGACGATGCTGGGGATCTTGCTTGCATTAAACTTTTGGGCAGGTCTAGCAACTGTAGCGACTTGGTTGTTTGTCGCTAAGGTGTTAAAAATATCTTCCTTATCTGCCTTGATCGCAACGCTGCTGGCTCCGATTTATTTATATTTTATTGTCGGTGAGTTGAGCTGGGTATTGGTGACCGCTTTAATGACGACAGTGCTTTTTTGGCGTCATCGAAGCAATATTGGTCGACTCCTGCGTGGTGAAGAGAGCCTTATTAAAGCGAAAAAGCCTGAATAA
- the folB gene encoding dihydroneopterin aldolase codes for MSQDCIYIEGLRIDCKIGVHTWEKIQNQPILLDLELYQSIQAAAVSDDLKDTLDYFSLSQQLDTLCQQNTYNLIETLAEQICSHIFAHYPSVETVKLKLNKPQALPKAQATGIKIRRQRTG; via the coding sequence ATGTCACAGGATTGTATTTACATTGAAGGACTCAGGATTGATTGTAAAATCGGCGTCCATACTTGGGAAAAGATTCAAAATCAACCCATTCTGCTTGATCTCGAGCTCTACCAATCGATACAAGCAGCGGCAGTTTCCGATGACTTGAAAGATACGCTCGATTATTTCAGCCTGAGCCAACAACTGGATACCCTCTGCCAACAGAACACTTATAATCTGATTGAAACCCTTGCTGAACAAATATGCAGCCATATTTTTGCTCACTACCCCAGCGTAGAAACCGTTAAACTTAAACTCAATAAACCTCAGGCCCTACCCAAAGCCCAAGCAACGGGTATCAAAATCAGAAGACAACGAACCGGATAG